A single Callithrix jacchus isolate 240 chromosome 4, calJac240_pri, whole genome shotgun sequence DNA region contains:
- the ZNF292 gene encoding zinc finger protein 292 isoform X3, which yields MRLKHLIKTNQLSQATALAKLCSDHPEIGTKGSFKQTYLVCLCTSSPNEKLIEEISEVDCKDALEMICNLESEGDEKSALVLCTAFLSRQLQQGDMYCAWELTLFWSKLQQRVEPSIQVYLERCRQLSLLTKTVYHIFFLIKVINSETEGAGLATCIELCVKALRLESTENTEVKISICKTISCLLPDDLEVKRACQLSEFLIEPTVDAYYAVEMLYNQPDQKYDEENLPIPNSLRCELLLVLKTQWPFDPEFWDWKTLKRQCLALMGEEASIVSSIDELNDSEVYEKVDYQEESKETSTNGLCGGVGANSGLLKDIGDEKQKKREIKQLRERGFISARFRNWQAYMQYCVLCDKEFLGHRIVRHAQKHYKDGIYSCPICAKNFNSKETFVPHVTLHVKQSSKERLAAMKPLRRLGRPPKITTTNENQKTNTVAKQEQRPIKKNSLYSTDFIVFNDNDGSDDENDDKDKSYEPEVIPVQKPVPVNEFNCPVTFCKKGFKYFKNLIAHVKGHKDNEDAKRFLEMQSKKVICQYCRRHFVSVTHLNDHLQMHCGSKPYICIQMKCKAGFNSYAELLTHRKEHQVFRAKCMFPKCGRIFSEAYLLYDHEAQHYNTYTCKFTGCGKVYRSQGELEKHLDDHSTPPEKVLPSESQLNSSGDSIQPSEVNQNTAENTEKESSMLPSENNIENSLLTDRSDTWEKSKVESAVTKQDPISPSELRQTNGPLSNGLENPATTPLLQSSEVAVSIKVSLNQGIEDKFGKQENTTVEGSGEALVTDLHTQVEDTCNDLCHPGFQEKKGQDCFSEAQMTQNSLVNSETLKIGDLTPQNLERQVNNLMTFSVQNQAGFQNSLPTSKFECGDNVKTSSSIYNLPLKTLESIAFVPPQPSLSNSLGTPSVPPKAPVQKFSCQVEGCTRTYNSSQSIGKHMKTAHPDQYAAFKMQRKNKKGQKANNLNTPNNGKFVYFLPPQVNSSNNAFFTSQTKANGNSTCSAQLQHVSPPIFPAHLASVSTPLLPSMESVMNPNITSQDKNEQGGMLCSQMENLSNTALPAQMEDLTKTVLPLNIDSGSDPFLPLPTESSSMSLFPSPADSGTNSVFSQLENNTNHYSSQIEGNTNSSFLKGGNGENAVFPSQVNVANDFSSTNAQQSAPEKVKKDRGRGPNGKERKPKHNKRAKWPAIIRDGKFICSRCYRAFTNPRSLGGHLSKRSYCKPLDGAEIAQELLQSNGQPSLLASMILSTNAVNLQQPQQSTFNPEACFKDPSFLQLLAAENRSPTFLPNTFSRPAVTNFNTSVSQEGSEIIKQALETAGIPSTFEGAEMLSHVSTGCVSEAPQVNATVMPNPTVPPLLQTVCHPNTLLTTQNRTSNSKTSSIEECNSLPVFPTNDLLLKTVENGLCSSSFPNASGPSQNFTSNSSRVSVISGPQNTRSSHLNKKGNSASKRRKKVALPLIAPNASQNLVTSDLTTMGLIAKSIEIPNTNLHSNVIPSCEPQSLVENLTQKLNNVNNQLFMTDVKENFKTSLESRTVLAPLTLKTENGDSQMMALNSCTTSINSDLQISEDNVIQNFEKTLEIIKTAMNSQILEIKTGTQGAGETSQNAQINYNIQLPSVNTVQNNKLPDSPQFSSFVSVMPTKNNVPQSEVSHKEDQIQEILEGLQKLKLENDLSTPASQCVLINTSVTLTPTPVKSVANVTVVQPVSEMINIQLNEKVNKPFVCQNQGCNYSAMTKDALFKHYGKIHQYTPEMILEIKKNQLKFAPFKCVVPTCTKTFTRNSNLRAHCQLVHHFTTEEMVKLKIKRPYGRKSQSENVSAPRSTQVKKQLAMTEENKRESQPVLELRAETQNTHSNVAVIPEKQPVEKKSPDKTESSLQVITVTSEQYNTDAPTNTQTKGRKIRRHKKEKEEKKRKKPVSQSLEFPTRYSPYRPYRCVHQGCFAAFTIQQNLILHYQAVHKSDLPAFSAEVEEESEAGKESEEIETKQSLKEFRCQVSDCSRIFQAITGLIQHYMKLHEMTPEEIESMTASVDVGKFPCDQLECKSSFTTYLNYVVHLEADHGIGLRASKTEEDGVYKCDCEGCDRIYATRSNLLRHIFNKHNDKHKAHLIRPRRLTPGQENMSSKANQEKSKAKHRGTKHSRCGKEGIKITKTKRKKKNNLENKNAKIVQIEENKPYSLKRGKHVYSIKARNDALSECTSRFVTQYPCMIKGCTSVVTSESNIIRHYKCHKLSKAFTSQHRNLLIVFKRCCNSQVKETSEQEGAKNDVKDPDTCVSESNDNSRTATVPQKEVEKNEKDEMDELTELFITKLINEDSTSVETQANTSSNVSNDFQESNPCQSERQKASNLKRVNKEKNVSQNKKRKVEKAEPASAAELSSVCKEEETAVAIQTTEEHPSSFDWSSFKPMGFEVSFLKFLEESAVKQKKNTDKDHPNTGNKKGSHSNSRKNIDKTAVTSGNHVCPCKESETFVQFANPSQLQCSDNVKIVLDKNLKDCTELVLKQLQEMKPTVSLKKLEVHSNDPDMSIMKDVSIGKATGRGQY from the coding sequence ACTGAAGGGGCTGGACTTGCTACCTGTATAGAACTATGTGTAAAAGCTCTTCGCTTGGAGTCTACAGAAAATACTGAAGTGAAAATATCTATTTGCAAGACCATTTCATGTTTGTTGCCTGATGATCTGGAAGTTAAACGTGCTTGTCAACTGAGTGAATTTCTTATTGAGCCTACAGTAGATGCATATTATGCTGTGGAAATGTTATATAATCAGCCAGACCAgaaatatgatgaagagaatctTCCAATACCAAATTCTCTACGCTGTGAGCTGTTACTTGTATTGAAAACTCAGTGGCCCTTTGATCCAGAATTCTGGGATTGGAAAACCTTGAAACGACAATGTCTTGCATTAATGGGAGAAGAAGCATCCATTGTGTCTTCAATAGATGAATTAAATGACAGTGAAGTATATGAAAAAGTAGACTACCAAGAAGAGAGTAAAGAAACTTCTACAAATGGACTTTGTGGTGGAGTTGGTGCTAATTCTGGCCTTCTTAAAGACATTGGTGATGAAAAGcagaagaagagagagataaaACAGTTAAGAGAAAGGGGATTTATATCCGCTAGGTTTAGAAATTGGCAAGCCTACATGCAGTATTGTGTGTTGTGTGACAAAGAATTTCTTGGTCACAGAATAGTACGACATGCTCAGAAACATTACAAAGATGGAATTTATAGTTGCCCCATATGTGCAAAGAACTTTAATTCAAAAGAAACTTTTGTCCCTCATGTCACACTGCATGTTAAACAATCTAGTAAAGAGAGACTAGCAGCTATGAAACCATTAAGAAGATTGGGAAGACCTCCGAAGATCACAACTACCAATGAAAATCAGAAGACTAATACTGTGGCTAAACAGGAGCAGCGacctataaaaaaaaatagtctctaTTCAACAGATTTTATAGTGTTTAATGACAATGATGGTTCAGATGATGAGAATGATGACAAAGATAAATCCTATGAGCCAGAAGTGATTCCAGTCCAGAAACCAGTACCTGTTAATGAATTTAATTGCCCTGTAACTTTTTGTAAAAAGGGctttaagtactttaaaaatttaattgctCATGTAAAGGGGCATAAAGATAATGAAGATGCCAAGCGCTTTCTtgaaatgcagagcaaaaaagtTATTTGCCAGTACTGTAGACGGCATTTTGTAAGTGTTACTCATCTCAATGATCACTTACAGATGCACTGTGGCAGTAAACCATATATCTGTATACAGATGAAATGTAAGGCTGGTTTTAATAGTTATGCTGAGCTTTTAACCCACCGAAAGGAGCATCAAGTCTTTAGAGCAAAATGTATGTTTCCTAAATGTGGAAGAATTTTTTCAGAAGCTTATTTACTATATGATCATGAAGCACAACATTATAATACGTACACTTGCAAGTTCACAGGTTGTGGTAAAGTTTATCGTTCTCAGGGTGAGCTGGAAAAGCATCTGGATGATCACAGTACTCCTCCTGAAAAAGTGCTGCCTTCTGAATCCCAGCTTAATTCATCTGGAGATTCCATTCAGCCTTCCGAAGTGAATCAGAACACAGCAGAGAATACTGAGAAAGAAAGCTCTATGCTTCCTTCAGAAAATAACATTGAGAACAGCTTACTGACAGATAGAAGTGATACTTGGgaaaaaagcaaagtagaatCAGCTGTGACCAAACAAGACCCGATTTCTCCCTCTGAGCTCAGGCAAACTAATGGACCATTGTCAAATGGTTTGGAAAACCCTGCTACTACTCCTCTGCTTCAATCCAGTGAAGTAGCTGTGTCCATTAAGGTGTCTCTCAATCAGGGGATTGAGGATAAATTTGGAAAGCAAGAAAACACAACTGTGGAAGGCAGTGGTGAAGCACTAGTTACAGACTTACATACACAAGTTGAAGATACTTGTAATGATTTGTGTCATCCAGGTTTCCAAGAGAAAAAAGGACAGGATTGCTTTAGTGAAGCCCAGATGACTCAGAATTCTTTAGTGAATTCAGAAACCCTCAAAATAGGTGACCTTACCCCACAAAACTTAGAAAGACAAGTGAACAACTTGATGACCTTTTCTGTGCAAAATCAGGCAGGATTTCAAAACAGTTTACCAACTTCCAAATTTGAATGTGGAGATAATGTTAAAACATCGTCCAGTATTTATAATTTACCTCTTAAGACATTAGAAAGTATTGCATTTGTTCCACCACAGCCCAGCCTAAGTAATTCACTAGGAACTCCATCAGTGCCTCCAAAAGCTCCAGTCCAGAAATTCAGCTGCCAGGTTGAAGGATGTACTCGAACCTATAATTCTTCACAGAGTATTGGGAAACACATGAAGACAGCACACCCTGATCAATATGCTGCATTTAAAATGCAgcgcaaaaataaaaaaggtcaaAAAGCTAACAACTTAAATACACCAAATAATGgaaagtttgtttattttttgccacCACAGGTGAACAGCtcaaataatgcattttttaCATCACAGACCAAAGCCAATGGGAATTCTACTTGTTCGGCCCAGTTACAGCATGTCTCACCTCCCATTTTTCCAGCTCATCTAGCAAGTGTGTCAACTCCATTGTTGCCCTCAATGGAAAGTGTCATGAATCCAAATATAACTTCTCAGGATAAAAATGAACAAGGTGGTATGTTATGTTCCCAAATGGAAAATTTGTCTAATACTGCCTTGCCAGCACAAATGGAAGATCTCACCAAAACAGTTTTGCCTTTGAATATTGACAGTGGTTCAGATCCTTTCCTTCCTTTACCTACAGAAAGTAGTTCAATGTCTCTCTTCCCTTCACCAGCAGATAGTGGGACTAACTCTGTTTTTTCCCAACtggaaaataatacaaatcaTTATTCCTCACAGATTGAAGGAAACACTAATTCCTCCTTTCTAAAGGGAGGTAATGGGGAAAATGCAGTTTTTCCTTCACAGGTGAATGTTGCAAATGACTTTAGTAGCACCAATGCCCAACAATCTGCacctgaaaaagttaaaaaagaccGTGGGCGGGGCCCaaatgggaaggaaagaaaacccaaGCACAATAAAAGGGCTAAATGGCCTGCAATTATCAGAGATGGGAAATTTATCTGTAGCAGGTGTTACAGAGCTTTTACTAATCCCAGATCACTGGGTGGGCACTTATCCAAGCGATCTTACTGTAAACCACTGGATGGAGCTGAAATTGCTCAAGAACTTCTACAGAGTAATGGACAGCCTTCTCTTCTTGCCAGCATGATTCTCTCCACAAATGCAGTAAATTTGCAGCAGCCGCAACAATCTACCTTCAATCCAGAAGCATGTTTTAAAGATCCATCATTTCTACAGCTTCTTGCTGCTGAAAATCGCTCGCCAACATTTTTACCAAATACATTTTCTCGACCTGCTGTGACTAACTTTAATACCAGTGTTAGTCAGGAAGGTAGTGAAATTATTAAACAGGCTTTGGAAACTGCTGGCATTCCCAGTACATTTGAGGGTGCTGAAATGCTTTCCCATGTTTCAACAGGTTGTGTCTCTGAAGCACCACAAGTAAATGCAACAGTGATGCCAAATCCAACTGTGCCACCCCTGTTGCAGACTGTATGCCATCCAAACACCCTGCTGACCACCCAGAATAGGACATCAAACTCCAAAACTTCCTCCATTGAGGAATGTAACAGTTTGCCTGTTTTTCCAACGAATGACTTACTACTGAAGACTGTTGAAAATGGTTTGTGTTCTAGTTCATTCCCTAATGCTAGTGGGCCATCGCAAAATTTTACCAGTAACAGTTCTCGTGTTTCTGTTATAAGTGGTCCTCAGAACACAAGATCCAGTCatctaaataaaaaaggaaacagtgcttctaagagaagaaagaaagttgCTCTTCCACTAATTGCGCCTAACGCTTCCCAAAACTTGGTAACAAGTGACTTAACAACAATGGGACTCATAGCAAAAAGTATTGAGATCCCAAATACTAACCTTCATTCAAATGTCATTCCAAGTTGTGAACCTCAGAGTCTGGTGGAAAATCTaacacagaaattaaataatgttaaCAATCAGTTATTTATGACTGATGTAAAAGAGAATTTCAAAACCAGTCTTGAGTCCCGTACAGTGTTAGCCCCTTTaacattaaaaactgaaaatggtGATTCCCAAATGATGGCTTTGAATTCATGCACAACTTCAATAAATTCTGATTTGCAGATTTCTGAAGATAATGTTATACAAAACTTTGAAAAGACTCTTGAAATTATTAAAACTGCTATGAATTCTCAAATACTTGAGATAAAAACTGGAACTCAGGGTGCTGGTGAAACATCACAAAATGCtcaaataaattataacattCAGCTTCCTTCAGTAAACACTGTGCAAAATAACAAATTACCCGATTCTCCTCAGTTTTCCTCCTTTGTAAGTGTCATGCCAACAAAAAATAATGTTCCTCAGTCTGAAGTATCACATAAGGAGGATCAAATACAGGAAATCTTAGAAggcttacagaaattaaaattagaaaatgatcTATCCACTCCAGCATCCCAGTGTGTACTGATAAATACATCAGTGACACTGACTCCGACGCCTGTTAAATCAGTTGCAAATGTCACAGTTGTCCAGCCAGTTTCTGAAATGATAAACATTCAACTTAATGAAAAAGTTAATAAACCTTTTGTGTGTCAAAATCAAGGCTGTAACTACAGCGCTATGACAAAGGATGCACTATTTAAGCACTATGGTAAAATTCATCAATACACTCCAGAAATGATtcttgaaattaagaaaaatcaatTGAAATTTGCTCCCTTTAAATGTGTAGTACCTACATGTACAAAAACATTTACAAGAAATTCTAACCTTCGGGCACACTGTCAGTTGGTGCATCATTTTACAACTGAAGAAAtggtaaagttaaaaataaaaaggccttATGGAAGAAAATCTCAGAGTGAAAATGTGTCGGCCCCACGAAGTACACAAGTGAAAAAACAGCTAGCTAtgacagaggaaaataaaagggAATCTCAGCCTGTTTTAGAATTGAGAGCAGAGACCCAAAATACCCACAGTAATGTAGCAGTGATCCCAGAAAAACAAcctgtagaaaaaaaaagtcctgacaAAACAGAAAGTTCTTTGCAAGTGATTACAGTTACTTCAGAACAATATAATACAGATGCTCCCACAAACACACAAACCAAAGGACGAAAAATTAGgaggcataaaaaagaaaaggaggagaaaaaacgAAAGAAGCCAGTTTCCCAGTCCCTTGAGTTTCCAACAAGATATAGTCCTTATAGACCTTATCGATGTGTTCACCAGGGATGCTTTGCTGCCTTTACGATACAGCAAAACTTGATTCTCCATTACCAGGCAGTACACAAATCAGATCTACCTGCATTTTCAGCAGAGGTCGAAGAGGAAAGTGAAGCTGGtaaagaaagtgaagaaattgAAACTAAACAAAGTTTGAAAGAATTTCGATGTCAGGTAAGTGACTGTTCTCGAATTTTCCAAGCAATTACTGGCCTAATACAACACTACATGAAACTTCATGAAATGACTCCTGAAGAAATTGAAAGTATGACTGCTTCTGTGGATGTTGGGAAATTTCCATGTGACCAGTTGGAGTGTAAATCTTCATTTACTACATATTTGAACTATGTTGTTCATCTAGAAGCAGACCATGGAATTGGACTAAGGGCAAGTAAAACAGAAGAAGATGGTGTATACAAATGTGATTGTGAAGGTTGTGACCGTATATATGCAACTCGGTCAAATCTCCTCCGACACATTTTTAACAAGCATAATGACAAACATAAAGCTCATTTGATTCGTCCAAGAAGATTAACTCCTGGCCAGGAAAATATgtcaagcaaggcaaatcaagaaaaGTCAAAGGCTAAACATCGGGGAACAAAACATAGCagatgtggaaaggaaggaataaaaataaccaagaccaaacgaaagaaaaaaaataatttagaaaacaagAATGCAAAGATTGTGCAGATTGAAGAAAATAAGCCTTATTCTCTGAAACGTGGGAAGCATGTATATTCTATAAAGGCTAGAAATGATGCCCTGTCTGAGTGTACGAGCAGATTTGTAACCCAGTATCCATGTATGATAAAGGGATGTACTTCAGTTGTTACAAGTGAAAGCAATATAATTAGACATTATAAGTGCCATAAATTATCTAAGGCATTTACATCACAACACCGAAATCTTCTTATTGTATTCAAACGGTGTTGCAACTCACAAGTAAAGGAAACTTCTGAGCAAGAAGGTGCTAAGAATGATGTGAAAGATCCTGACACGTGTGTATCAGAGAGCAATGATAATTCAAGAACAGCTACAGTTCCACAAAAGgaagttgaaaaaaatgaaaaagatgaaatgGATGAACTAACAGAattatttattacaaaattaataaatgaagataGCACAAGTGTAGAGACCCAAGCTAATACCTCTTCAAATGTAAGTAATGATTTTCAGGAAAGTAACCCCTGCCAGTCAGAAAGACAAAAAGCAAGTAATTTGAAGAgagttaataaagaaaaaaatgtctcacaaaataaaaaaaggaaagttgagAAGGCTGAACCAGCATCAGCAGCTGAGTTAAGTAGCGTGTgtaaagaagaagaaactgctGTTGCCATTCAAACCACTGAGGAGCATCCTTCATCTTTTGACTGGAGCTCTTTTAAGCCAATGGGATTTGAGGTATCATTTCTGAAGTTTCTTGAGGAGTCTGCagtgaagcagaagaaaaatactgACAAAGACCATCCAAATACTGGGAATAAAAAAGGGTcccattcaaattcaagaaaaaacATTGATAAGACTGCTGTGACTAGTGGAAATCATGTATGTCCTTGTAAAGAAAGTGAAACCTTTGTACAGTTTGCCAATCCATCACAGCTTCAGTGCAGTGATAATGTAAAAATTGTTTTAGACAAGAATCTTAAAGATTGCAC